The window ACGTGCTGCATCTGACGAGCGACCTGAACGAGGCGTTGAAGCGGCTGGTACTGGCCCTGCGACCGGGCGGGCTACTGATCTCCAAGACGGCCTGTATTGCCGAGATGAACCCGCTGATCCCCTATCTGGCTGTGCCGTTGATGCGCGCCATTGGCAAGGCCCCGCCCTTGCTGTGCCTTGACGAACAGCGTCTGCGGTCGGCCATGTTGCGGCAAGGCCTGCAGATCGTCTGCGTCGAGCGGCATGGCACGCGGGGCAAGGACACCCGCGCCTTTGTCGTGGCCCGCAAGCCGGGCTGAATTTCCCCCTTCCATCACAACGCGTGCGGACCTTTGCGGGGCCGCAGGGGGTTGTTTTGCCTGCTGGTTTTTGCTGCGCTGTTGCAGCGCGTTTTCTGATCCGTTGGTTGAGCCCTAGTTCTTTCGTCCCTATTAACCCCAAGGAGCCTGTCATGTCTGTTTTTTCCCCTTCGTCGGATCGCACCCACCTTGCGCGCTGGTCTGGCAGCGCGCTGATCGCTGTGGCCACCCTGACGCTGGCGGCCTGCGGTGGTGGAGGCTCGGACGGTGACAGTGAGCCGCCAGACGGCGGCTCTGGCGGTGTGGGGCCATCGGTGTCCATCAGCGCGCTGGAAGGAGATTGGTTGCAGAAAGGATGTGTCAAGGCGGGTGCGCAGTCGTTCAAGCGGACCCTGCGTGTGCGCATCACAGGTCAGACCGCCATTGACTACTTCGAAGGCGTGCTGACCTTCAATGGCAACGACTGCGCTGGCGCGTCGCAAGCGGCTGGGCCCACCAAAACGGGAACGGTGACTTTTGCCCGCTCAGAAGCCAACCAGGTATTGGCCGCCCATTGGGGCGAGCTGCGCACCGTCATCGGCACCCGCTCAGGAGCTATCTGGACGCTGCGGCCCAACAACCTGCTGTGCCTTTTGGGCGACGAGATCCCGACCATTCAACCCACACTCGCAGCCGTCGCGTCCAGTGTGGCCACCATCCCCGCAGACAACTGCTTTACCCGCTGACATCCATCCACACCATGACATCTATGACACACATCATTGCCGTGAAATCACGCATGCACCGGCTGTCCGTGAACCCCGTGGCTTGCGTCGTCGCAGCTCTGGCGCTCCTCAGCGGCTGCGCGTCCACCCTCGACCAGGCAGGCCTGGAGCAGCGCACGGGGCAAGCCATTGGCCGCACGACAGGCCAGTTCACCATCACCGACCGGCAGGAGGAAACCGGCGGCCGCATCAACTACACCGTCAACACCCGCGACGGCGCCAGCTACCGGTGCTACGTGTACGGAGTAACGGGCTTTCAGAAGGCCATGACCTTCGGCCAGACACCACACTCCGACGCCATCTGCACCGCCATGGTGGGCGGCGCGGGCAACGGCGGTACCCAGGCACCGGCAGCAGCCGCCCAGCCACAGGGCCGCGGTACGGCCAAGGAATGCAATGCACTGCTGCGCACGGCAGGGCGCTGCTGAATGGCACCGCACCGCTTTGGCCTGCGGGCCACATCCTTGTCTGCAACGGGCCTTGCACCATGAAGCCATGGCACTGGGCCAGCCTGCTGCTGGCGGCCTGCTTGAGCGGTTGCGCCAGCTTGCCCGGCGCCACCACCGACACGGTGGACGGGCGCACGGTGGAATACGTGCAGGCGGGGCAGGGCACGCCCGTGGTGGTGTTTGAGAACGGGCTGGGCGCCCGGCTGGACTGGTGGGCCAAGGTCTGGCCCGACACCGTTGCAGAAACCCGCGCGCTGGCCTACCACCGCGCGGGCTACGGCCGCAGCGATGCGTCCCCCCAGCCGCGCGATGGTGCGCAAGTGGTGCAAGAGCTGCGCGCCTTGCTCCGGGCCCGCCAGCTACCGCCGCCCTATGTACTGGTCGGCCACTCGCTGGGCGGCCTGTACATGCAGCTGTATGCGCGCCAATACCCCGCCGAGGTGGCCGCGCTGGTGCTGGTGGACTCCACCCACCCCGAGCAGATGCGCGGGGCGGGCAACCCCGACCTGTGGCCGACCTGGCTGAAAGTGGCCTTCCGCCTGGGCACCTCTGACGTGGTCAAACAAGAGCTGGCAGCGCTGGACGCCACCGGGCAGCGCGTTGCCAGCCTGCCGGTGGACCCATCGGTGCCCGTGTTTGTGCTGAGCGCACTGCAAACCCCGGGGGCTTCGTCTGCGCTGGCCGAAGATGTGCGCCAAAAACGCGCTGACTTTGCCCACCTCTACCCCGGCTCCACCCAGGTGTGGGTGGACAGCGGGCACGGCATCCCACTGGAGAAGCCCGAAGCCGTGGTCAGCGCGATTCGCGCCGCACTGCAGGCGGCCCGCGCTCCACGCTGAAAGCGGTGGCGGCCACGCCAGTGGCAATTTCATCGTGGCGTAGCGGCCAGACCCCATGCCAGAATGACCCGATGAGCACCACCACCTCCTCCTTCCAGTCCAACGCCGACGGCACCCGGGTCACCACCTACACCTGGGCCGAAACACCGGGCCAACCGGTGGGCGTCGTCCAAATCTCCCACGGCTTGGCCGAGCATGGCGAACGCTACGACCGCTTTGCGCGGGCCCTCAACGCCGCAGGCTTCATCGTCCACGCCGTGGACCATCGCGGCCACGGGCGCACGGCCGGTGGCAAGCTGGGTGACTTTGGCAGCGCTGGCTTCGGCGGCCTCATTGCCGACGTGGCCCAGTTCGGCGCGCTGCTGCGTGCGCAGCACGGGCCGCAGCAGCTCCCGCTCTTTCTCTTCGGCCACTCCATGGGCTCGTTCGCAGCGCAGGCGGCCATCGTCGACCATTCATCCACCTGGTCTGGCGTCATCCTGTCAGGCTCCACCGCCCTCGACCTGTTCGCCGCCGCCATGGCCAACGCCCCCGCCGACGCGCCCGCCGGGCTCGCTGCTTTCAACGCAGGCTTTGAACACCGCACCGGCTACGAATGGCTGTCGCGCGATGCTGCCGAGGTCGATGCCTACGTGGCCGACCCGTGGTGCGGCTGGGACGTGCCGCCCGACGTAATCCCCTCGCTCTTCGCCCCCGCGCCCCGCCTGGCCGACCCCGCACAACTCGCGCGCATCCGCAGCGACCTGCCCATCCTCATCGCATCCGGCGACGCAGACCCGCTGGCCGCAGGCGGCGTCTTGTTGGAGCAACTGGGGCAGCGATACCGGGATGCCGGTGTGGCCGATGTGGCGGTCAAGCTGTACCCGGCGGCGCGGCATGAAATCTTGAACGAGACGAATCGGGATGAGGTGACGGGGGATGTGGTGGCGTGGTTGCGGATGCGTGTTGGGGTGGCGTAGTCGATGCGCAATGCTGTTTAGGCGATTTGTTCGATGCCTGTTTTCGGCCACTAGCTGCCATTCGAATCGATAAACACGACTACTACGGAGTCGGATGCTGTACTTTGGACGATACCTCTTAGTTGTGATCTCAATTGCAACTTGCCAAGCCGGATGTGGAGACAGCAATCGGCTTTCGCCCCCAGTTGAATGGAGTGCAGCCATAGGGGGTAAAACAATCCGCGAGCTACATCTACTCTTGGGGCCTCCGCAGGAGGATGGCAGCGTCAAACAGTTTCAGAACTGGGTTTTGCAGGACTCCAGCGGGGGGCAAAAGATACTGAAAGTACTGTGTCCCAACCGATGTGCCCCCGATGAAACGCCCGCA of the Acidovorax sp. 107 genome contains:
- a CDS encoding alpha/beta fold hydrolase translates to MSTTTSSFQSNADGTRVTTYTWAETPGQPVGVVQISHGLAEHGERYDRFARALNAAGFIVHAVDHRGHGRTAGGKLGDFGSAGFGGLIADVAQFGALLRAQHGPQQLPLFLFGHSMGSFAAQAAIVDHSSTWSGVILSGSTALDLFAAAMANAPADAPAGLAAFNAGFEHRTGYEWLSRDAAEVDAYVADPWCGWDVPPDVIPSLFAPAPRLADPAQLARIRSDLPILIASGDADPLAAGGVLLEQLGQRYRDAGVADVAVKLYPAARHEILNETNRDEVTGDVVAWLRMRVGVA
- a CDS encoding alpha/beta fold hydrolase, which produces MKPWHWASLLLAACLSGCASLPGATTDTVDGRTVEYVQAGQGTPVVVFENGLGARLDWWAKVWPDTVAETRALAYHRAGYGRSDASPQPRDGAQVVQELRALLRARQLPPPYVLVGHSLGGLYMQLYARQYPAEVAALVLVDSTHPEQMRGAGNPDLWPTWLKVAFRLGTSDVVKQELAALDATGQRVASLPVDPSVPVFVLSALQTPGASSALAEDVRQKRADFAHLYPGSTQVWVDSGHGIPLEKPEAVVSAIRAALQAARAPR